In the genome of bacterium, one region contains:
- a CDS encoding tetratricopeptide repeat protein, whose protein sequence is MSAIGALLAGAIVFFVASGALAARTDNKYGKNDPTPAPTPDTRPMTTEEFFGEAVGAFQIGDLRRAEEATRAAISLDPRNPEYHYLLGRVHLYRAAEENRLEIRSWGVEAPASKYVKAYVKGRDRLIAAKNEFETVTKLAPQNASGWLNLGTCQDNLGQEDEAIASYLKAIELSPYSEIARDANNNLGLVYQAEGQKEEALRAYESALRIDPTFAPTRGNMERLLEANPKLKKKALNK, encoded by the coding sequence ATGAGTGCGATCGGCGCCCTCCTTGCGGGGGCGATTGTGTTTTTTGTGGCAAGCGGCGCCTTGGCGGCACGCACCGACAACAAGTACGGAAAAAACGACCCGACTCCGGCGCCGACGCCCGATACGCGCCCGATGACCACGGAAGAGTTCTTTGGAGAGGCCGTCGGCGCGTTTCAGATTGGCGACCTGCGCCGCGCGGAGGAAGCCACGCGCGCGGCGATTTCGCTTGACCCTCGAAATCCGGAATACCACTACCTTCTAGGCCGCGTGCACCTCTATCGCGCGGCGGAGGAGAATCGCCTGGAAATCCGGAGCTGGGGCGTCGAGGCGCCGGCGTCCAAATACGTGAAGGCGTACGTGAAGGGTCGCGATCGCCTGATTGCTGCGAAAAACGAGTTCGAGACGGTCACGAAACTTGCGCCGCAAAACGCCTCGGGCTGGCTGAATCTCGGCACCTGTCAGGACAATCTCGGGCAGGAGGATGAGGCGATCGCGTCGTATCTGAAGGCGATCGAGCTTTCCCCCTACAGCGAGATCGCGCGCGATGCGAACAACAACCTCGGCCTCGTCTACCAAGCCGAGGGACAAAAAGAAGAAGCGCTTCGCGCCTACGAGAGCGCCCTGCGCATCGACCCCACCTTTGCTCCCACGCGCGGCAACATGGAGC